The window GGGAACCTGCGGGCAGAGTTCCACCTGGGCCCTGTGACCCCAGCACACAGAGGGACATACAGATGCTTCGGCTCCTACAACAACCATGCGTGGTCTTTCCCCAGCAAGCCTGTGAAGCTCCTGGTCAAAGGTGAGGACCTGCCCCTCAATGTTCCCCCATGTTCTTTCTGGATCTCTAAGTGACCAGCAAACAGAGATGGGAATGGCAGCAAAGAGGCAGGTGGGGAGACGCAGAGAGGGTGCTTTGCACCAGTGCCCTCATCCACATCGATTCCCAGAGGTCCAGGTGCTAGGGAAAGCACGAGGACCATCACCAGGGAGATGGCGGACAgaggagtggggaagggagaggaaacagCTGGGAAGACCAGACCCCCTGATTTCCTCATCTCCACGGCCAGGAGACACCGGGGACACCACCTTCGCGCCCACTGAGCACACCTCTTCTGGTGAGTAACAGATACTTCTAAACTCGGGGCAAGGACTCAAAGCCTCCCAACCATGCTAAAAAGCGGGCGTTCGTTCACAATATCCCTTGAGTGCACAGAGCAAGCCATCAACTGCAGTTCTGTCAGCAAGACCCTTGCTGGTATGGTGCTCATAACCTAGAGTCAAAgtccttgttcagtcactcagtcaggtccaacctgattgcaaccccatggactgcagcacaccaggcttccctgtccttcaccatctcccggagtttgctcagatcgtgtccatggagtcggtgaagccatccagtcatctcatcctctggtgtccccttctctttctgccctcaacctttcccggcatcaggggaCTCTTAGTTGGGGCAGGCGAGATCtggttcccctaccagggatcacacccaggccccctgcactgggagcacggagtcttagctactggaccaccagggaagtccctcacaccATCTCTTTTCCTCACTTCTCCACTTCCTTATCCTCTGCAGACTACTGGGACTCCTACGAGTTAACCACAGAGACCCAGTTGCAGAAAGGTAAGCCGGCAGCAGGGCCTGTTAGCCCTCGCAGGAAAGGGGAGAGACATTGGGTGAGGTGGTCTTGGTAGCTCCCCGTGAGCAATCGCTCTGTTCTTCTGACCCAGACCATTTCCTCTGGAATCACACGGTCCAGAATCTCATCCGGCTTGGCCTGGCTGTCCTGGTCCTGATGGCCCTCATGGGGCTTCTGCTTGAAGACTGGCTTCACAGGAGGAAGTCTAGAGAGAGAACCCATGGGGCTTCACGTCGGGGGTGCAGGAGACGGCTCTGAGCACAGAGAGCTCTGAATTCATGACCAAGAGGCCCAGAAGCCACAGGTGGAGCTGAAAGTGGCCCCGACCTTGGGCTGTGGGAGCTCCGTGTGGAACCCATGGAGGAAGGGAGTCACTGCAGAGAACTAAGGGAGGACTGCGTGCAGCTGGGCGGAGGGAGATGCAAGCGGCACGTTTCTCCTGAAGACCAATCCCATTGTCTCCTCCAGGTTCGAAGGACTCTTGTGCTTCCTTCCTGCAAGCCAAATTTTCAACCACCCCCATCTTTCCTGAAAACACCTTTAACATCACGGCCATGGGaatatttccttcttccttttgtctttatccttacttctttttataaatgtatttaattttaactggaagataattgctttacaatgttgtgatagtttctgccatacatcaacatgaatcagccataggtatccatatgtcccctcctttttgaacctcgATCCCACCGCCCACTCCTCTAGGTAGTCACAGAGCCCCGTGTTGAGCTCCTTGCATCAAACAGCAAATTACAACTGGGGATCTCTTATACACATGGTAGTCATGTTTCGATGCTGCTCTCTTAACTTGTCCCACCATCTCTTCCCCTGCTGTGTTCACACGTCCATTGtctgtgtctgcgtctctattcctgccctgcaaataggttcatctgtaccattttttctagattccatatgtatatgCTTTACTGTATgaaatttgtctctttctgacttatttctctgtataacaggctctaggttcatccatctcacaagaactgactcaaattcgttcctttttatggctgaggagtattcctttgtatatatgtaccacaactcactatccattcatctgtcgacagacatctaggttgcttccacatcctggctatttACCCCTCTTTCTTCTTTGCTGTCTCTGCAGAtgtcattcaaaatatttaaccaCCAGTACAGAAAAGATGTTAAGAGCTAGAGAAGCAACAAGCCAGTAGTCAATTCCCACCCATTGCTATTGTAAATGAACCATGACAGGTGTGATAAGAAAAGGATACATTTGGGGCAACATCAACAGACTCCGGAGAACCTTTGTCGTCCCAAACtgaaaagtgtcttttaatttttaattgatacGTTTTTGACATAGAACTCTCTGGAGGTTTAAGGCGTGCAATCTGTTGATCTGATACATTAATCTATTGTGAAAGGATTGCCATTATAGTGTTAGCTAACACCTCTCTCATCACATTatcaacatttcttttttgtggttggAATGATTAAGATACCGTCTGTTAGCAAGTTTGAGGATTATCATGTGACACTGTGTTGTATCATTTCCACACTGATCATTAGGGCTCCAGGACTTATTCATCTACTGGTTTGTTCCCTTAAATGCCatctctccatttcctcctcccaccaGTCTTTAGGAACCACCATTCTGCCCTCTGTTCCTACGAGCCTggctttgtttttagattccacctttaagggatatcacacagtatttgtctttctctgacttatttcacttagcataatgctgtcaaggtccatccctgttgtcaaaaatggcaagattcccttctttctcatggctgaattatatatatatttttaccatatataaatataatatatctttatgttggaccataaagaaggctgagcactgaagaactgatgctttctaattgtggttttggagaagacgcttgaaaATCACTTAGACGACAAGGAGTTTaggatcaaaccaatcaatcctaaaggaaatcaatcccaaatattcattggaaggagtgaggctgaagccgaagctccaatactttggccacctgatgccaagagccgactcattggaaaagaccctgatgctgggaaagattgagggcaaaaggagaagggggcagcagagaatgagacggttggatggcatcactgactcagtggacatgagtttgagcaaactccaggagatagtggaggacagaggagcctggtgtgctacagtccgtggggtcacagattCACACACGATGTAGCAACTGAACGATCCCaaagaaatctatatttttaagGAGGCACATTCATCACTCCAGCCCAGGACCAGTCTAATCCATCTTCACTTCTCAAGGCGCCCACGTGCTTGGAGATCCGTTCCTGCTGGTTGATGCTGGTCTCATGGAGATGGGGAAAGGTGAGCTTTGAAGACTGAGAGGGCATCTCATTCTCCTCCCTCAGCTcagcctctcttccttctttgtttgcccccagtttatttcattttccaaattacAACAATAAGACAGGATCTCCAGCTTGCCTTTCCTGCCTTTCTTCACTCCATTTCATAAAACAGGCGCACTGCAGAATcaggaggcagggagaaaggATGGAATTTGAGCTCCATTAACATCTGTGTTCCTGAGGCAAACTCTGTCCTTTCTGTTTTCACCTTCCATTGGCCAAAAGGTGGGGTCGATAACTCCTTCTCAGTGATACACGAGTTCATGACATCATTCtacagatttaaaacaaaaaaattttaatgtggaccattttaaagtctttattcaatttgttatCATATTGCTTCTGTCTTGTGTCTTGgattttttggccccaaggcatgtgggatgttagctccctgatcagggacctaACCCACACCCCTGGCTTTAGAAGGCGATgccttaaccaccggaccactagggaagtcctcattcTAGGAATTTATCAGTGCTCCACAGTTATTACATCACCACCAGTAACAGAGTTCTCTCACCCTGAGTCAAGAATAGGAACAAAATCTTCAGAGCATGGATATGCTCTTTTGGAGAAGGTCCACCCCCTTCCACTCTTCCTGGTCTGTGGATGGGGTGACTGATTGCCCTGAGACATTACCCACCTGGGCAAGGCTATACTCTACCCCTTCAGGCTGAGTCCTCAACCACTAGAAGCTGGTTCTCACCCCTCACTTCCTCTGAAGTTGTTTTTGTAACATAATAAGTTTCCTGGAACTCTCAGTGGACACCTCTCAGCCCTTATCTTTGCTCTTCTGTTAATTATGTATGACCACTTCCTTCCTGAAAAAGTCACTTCACTGGCTTTCTCTGACCCCTCCCCCTACTCACTCTGACTCTCCCTACACTGCCGGGTTTGGGGGGCTCTCCAGGGCCAGAGTTTTGAGGTTCTGTGGTGGACTTAACGTTTCTCTGGACACAAGTCTGGGTTGACTTCATTTAACGCCATGGTTTCGATTTCTCTACAATCAGATGCCCAAATCTGTTTCTCTCCTGATTACAGTCACATTGGTGGTGggcgggggatggggggagggagtTAGGGCCTCAGTATGTGCATTCGAGGGGGACGCAAGTCAGCCCAGAGCAGGGACCATCCTGAGCTTGGTGTTGAGCAGCACCCCTGGCCTCTATGCTCTATGTGCCTGGACCACCAGCCACCTAACCTGTTACAACCAAGAAATCTCCATGAGCTGAGCTGAGCAAGCaagcatgtgtgctcagccgtggccaactcttggtgaccccgtggactgtagcgagccaggctcctccgtccatgggactttccaggcaagaatactggagttagttgccatttccttctccccaggggatcttcctgacccagggatcgaacctgcgtctcctgcgtctcctgcatcggcaggcaggttctttatcaccatGCCACGTGGGAGAAGTCTCCATGGACATTGCCAAATATCACCCTGAGGACAAACTGAGGAACTACCCAGTTAAGAACCCCTGGCTTGGAAGGCTATAAATAGGGGTGATGGAAGGAGGTGGCTCTGATGGGGGAGGGGCCCCCGTGAGATCCGGTGGTCAGCTAGGTGAGAATGTGTTGACTGTGCTGAGAAGGACAGCCACGTGAAACGCTGGAACGCCTCCCGGAGCCTCACCCCCCAGGCAGAAACAACCACAGGCGCAGGGCTCGAGGCAGAGGAGTAGCAGGACACCCTGCATGGCTGGGACAGAGCAAGTCAGGGGAAACTCAACTGAAAGGTGAGCCCAGGggtctttatttttcattctggctgcactgggtcttcactgtggcacagGGGCTCCTTGCTGTGGCTCGCAGGCATCTCCAGGTGCAGAGTACAGGCCctagggtgtgcaggcttagttgccctgtggcatggggATCTCAGTCCCCCAACCaaggtcaaacccacatcccctgcattggaacgcAGTTTCTTAACATGCTTAACACCACCAGAGAAGGCCCCAGAAGTGACTTTTGAACCGCAGATCTCTCTTTCGCCATCACCTTGTGCAAAATGAGTTAAATAATTATAACTTCAGAGGAGGGGCTCACCTTcccaaacctggatctcctggcTCATACACACAGCTCTGGAAGAGAGCCCTGGTGAGGTGAACCCCAAAGTCAAGAGTTTGCCTCTACTTTGAGGCATCAAGGGATCCCCATCTTCTCTCTGGGACTCACCAAGACTCAGTAGGAGGGTGAGAGGAGGAGACATGATTCTGGAACCATTTGGCCCTCTGGCCCCAGCAGAGCTGAGCTACAATGGGACTGAGGCTGAGGGGGAGGGGTCCAGGAGAGGAACCAGATACAGAGGGGGAGGCCCACCTAATACCACAAGGCTGAGGTTTTTAACACCTGCCAAAGGAAGAGTCACGCCCCCACCTAGATCTCTACCCAACCAGGGGCCCGTGGGAGGTGCGATATCCTGAAGACAACGCTCACTCTCCATCTGCCATGGGGTTTTCAGCCTCTGGGTGATGACTGTTATGGCACTGTGGTGTGAGCTGTAGAAGGTTTCACAGCACCCTTGGTCTGTGCCCACTAGAAGTTCGCAGCATAGCCAGTTGTGACCTCCCTCCAAAATCCAGAGTAGTCAAATCTGTAGAGACaaagtagatgaatggatatggggtttccttttgggGAGATGTAGatgtcaaggctatggcttttccagtagtcatgtatggatgtgagagtttgcctataaagaaagctgagcaccaaagaattgatgcttttgaattgtggtgttgaagaagtctcttgagagtcccttggactgcaaggagatccaaccagtccatcctaaaggaaatcagtcctgaatattcactggaagaacttatgctgaagctaaaactacaatactttcaccacctgatgcaaagaactgactcatttcaaaagaccctgaggctgggaaagattgaaggcggaaggagaagtagacgacagaggatgagatggctggatggcatcactgactcaatggacatgagtttgaataaaccctaggagctggtgatggacagggaggcctggtgtgctacagtccatgggttcacaaagagttggacctgactgagcgactgaagtgaactgagacaTTCTGGAACTAGATGGCGGTGATGGTCACAACAGTGATGTGAGTACCCTTAATGCCACTCAGCTGTGTACTTTATGACGAAAACGGTAATGTTGATGTGATGTGTATTGCCCCAcaattttttaagtttctggACTTTGCCAGATTGAGGGGCGGGGGCGGCAAAATCAGGCTTCGTTGAGGACCACTGTCTTATTCTATAGCAATGAATGGCTAGACTGTAAGCCAATCTCAATTGAGATTGTCTCTCAATCTCAGCACTATTGAAATTCTCAGTGGGGTAGTTTTTTGTTGTGGCGGGGCTGTTCCGGGCATGGTGAGATGTCAAGCAGCTCCCCTGGTCTCTATCCACTGAATGTCAGGAGCGCCCCCTTGttgtaacaaacaaacaaaaaatacctgCAAACACTGCCCAGGTGTCCTTGGGTGGCAAAATATCCCCCCTAGTGAGAACCACTGATCTTCAATGTCCTAAACTccataagactttttaaaaatttctgcacAAAGTGAGCTCTAAGACAAGTCACAGGCTTTCCAATTTGTAAGAACTTTGTTTTCAAAACTCAGTCTGCTTCTCAGAGGCCATGCCATATAGGGGCATTGAGTCCTCTtactgtttccttatttatagATAGATAAAAATAACAAGATAGCTGGGAGGGGCATGAACTGCTGCAAAGTGTCCATcagaatgtatttaaaataccCAGAAGAGGGTGTGACCCAGACACAGTCCATCACAACCTCCCtccattgtatcattttttaaaaatgtaaatcctaCCCATGAGCTTTGTACTCAAGTAGAAGGCTGAATTTTTAATCACTCAGCTTTGCCTCAAATAACCTGAGCAGTCCTGATCCATACTCAATTCCTCCATCATCTATTGCTTTGAAATCCTTACCTAGCTGTGTCCCCCTAAACACTGGTATCCAAAAGTCTTATTCAAGTtactacaggggcttccctggtggctcagtggtaaagaatgcacctgccaatgcaggagatgcaggtttgatccctgggtcaggaagatttcctggaggaagaaatggcaacccactccagaattcttgcctgggacatcccatggacagaggagcctggcaggctacagtccatggggtcacaaagagtggacatgactgaacacacatgcatagggaagaaaaacagaaggaatgCACAGAATCATCTATgaactttgtaatattttttcctaGACTAAGTACGCCAGGAATGATGTTTACTCTAAGTTATCTGTTGGGTGTGTGAATAAATTCAGCATCAAACAAACTGCTTTGCCTTTTATTATCCTTGTGAGAGAGAACATTTTAACATCAAGTGGGTACGTGACTTGTGCAGATATTCCCAGAAACCAGAGAGTGAAAAACCAGTGTTCAGTTCTACAGTCTGGTCCAGTGATTGACATTTGACATTCTGGCCTTCATGAATGAGATGTCCTAGAGATATCGGATCACCTGCTTTGAGGACACATGAGAGAAATATCTCAGAGCATTCAGGAAAAGAAGTCACAACATGAGGATCTGGTTGTTCTGGCATCACTGCATTCGATGGTCAGTCTGGGATTGTTCTCCTTCACATCCTTCAACAGCCTCTGGATTTCCATGGTAGATTTGTCCATCTTCAACCTGAGCGTCTTTAAGGAGCCATTGTTCTGCTTTAAAGCCTTAAGGAGCACCACGATGCCACTCTGTCCCCAGGCGTTCTGGTCCAAGTCCAGCGTTTCCAGGCTCCGGCTGCTGACTAGAGCGGAGGCGAGATACTGACAACTGAAAGGGGTGATGGAGCAGCCCCAGAGCCTGTTGAGGAAGTAGAGAAAGCCACTCATGTAAGCATGTTCTTAACGGAGAACCTACCGGGTGGCCAGGCACACCCTTACTCCCTGGAGACCTAGTAGGGAAGACATGAAAGTTATTTTCTTTGTGGAGCTTATTTTAGCCACATCAGGTCCTGTTGTGTTGAAGATGGGATAACAGtactgaaacaaaataaataggaTTAATAAAACAGAGGAGGATTGGGTAGATTGGTGATAGTCCGTGAATTCCACATTGGAAAGAtgatatgagaaaaaagaaatagaatacagAGTGAACCATGATGATAACTGAAGGGGTGGAAGCCAGTATAGCTGAGATGCCAAGCTGGCAGGGCAGTAGAAAGAGTGGCCCAcaattacacagagtgaagtaagtcagaaagagaaagacaaatatcttataCTAACACATcgatatacatggaatctagaaaggtggtatggatgaacctgtttgcagggcagaaatggagacacaaatgtagagaacagacctttggatacagtggggggaggagagggtgggacgaatgaagagagcagcattgaaacatatacattaccatgtgtaaaattagaGAGCCGGTGAGAATTTAcaatatgacacagggagctcaaatccagtgccctgagataacctagaggggtgtgagggaggttcaagagagagggaaaatacatacacctatggccgattcatgttcatatatagcaaaaacaaacacgatattgtaaagcaattatcctccgattaaagataaaagttttaaagtatccaataaacaatttaaaaaagaaagagtggcTCATAACTAACTATAGGATCCCATAGACtcttgttggagaaggcaatgcaacccactccagtattcttgcctaggaagtcccatggacggagtctgagcctggtgggctacagtccatggggtcacaaagaatcagacacaactcagcaactgagcacatagacTCTTGTGGGCTCgtatgttgggttggccaaaaaagtttatttgggtttttctgaaAGACGTTATGAAAAAACCCAGGTGGAAAAAAGCCAACACAAAAAACCTTCAGATTTTTATCCACAGTGACCCAAAGAACTTTTGTGTCTTGAAAGACACGTGCTGTGGCCTGGCTTGCAGGTTGAAAGACATCTTGGGGTGATGGGTTGAGACCCAACATTAGGAAATCAAGAATCAAAACCCACAGACTAGTTCAGAGACAATGCCATAATCACTATGATGCACTGACTGgggcaagtcagagaaagacacatcATATGATAATGCTTACATGTGGGACCCAAAGAAATAGTACAAAAGGGCCTATACAAGACAGAAGGTGagccacagatatagaaaataaattacgGTTACCAGAGGGGGAACAAGGCTGCAGGGGGGtaaattgggagcttgggattgatacagacacactactatgtataaaataggtaactaataaggacctactgtatagcacagggaactctacccaatactctgtaataacctatacaggaaaagataactaaaaaagaggggatatatgtgcaactgattcactttgctgtacagtagacattagcacaacattgtaaatcaactatactcaataatctttttaaaggggtagggagggaggtgggaggcagggttcaggatggggaacacatgtacacccatggcggattcaagtcaatgcatggcaaaaccaatacaatgttgtaaagtaaaataaataagttaattttaaaaaaaagaaaaatcaaaagtaattagcctccaactaataaaaatacatgaaaaagaaaaaagaaagaaagaaagaaaaagagctatAATgtcatgaaaagacaaaatttcaGTTGTTCATTgctggcaaaaaagaaaaaccaacaatattttcaaacatctttaaaatgaagaaaatgacttACCCTAGACATTTCAGGTTACAATTTGGTTTCTTCAAAGCTTCATAGAGAAAACACAGTCCAGTGGCTATGGGGTTGAAACCCAGGTCCAAGCTGGTGAGGTTGGAGTCTCCTTGGAGAATCTTTGAGATGTACTTGCAGCCATGTC of the Cervus canadensis isolate Bull #8, Minnesota chromosome 18, ASM1932006v1, whole genome shotgun sequence genome contains:
- the NCR1 gene encoding natural cytotoxicity triggering receptor 1 isoform X1 encodes the protein MPSILAVLLILGLGLSQRTTTQKQMLSKPAIWVRPSFMIPKGRPAVIGCQGAGEAVEYQLHFEGGLSALERPKSPPVMNLVKFPIPAMTSHTAGQYRCSYRSGELWSELSDPLELVVTGLYDTPTLSVEPRSEVTSGENVTFRCQLETATSTFFLLKGGRSGRPQLRYGNLRAEFHLGPVTPAHRGTYRCFGSYNNHAWSFPSKPVKLLVKEVQVLGKARGPSPGRWRTEEWGRERKQLGRPDPLISSSPRPGDTGDTTFAPTEHTSSDYWDSYELTTETQLQKDHFLWNHTVQNLIRLGLAVLVLMALMGLLLEDWLHRRKSRERTHGASRRGCRRRL
- the NCR1 gene encoding natural cytotoxicity triggering receptor 1 isoform X2; the protein is MPSILAVLLILGLGLSQRTTTQKQMLSKPAIWVRPSFMIPKGRPAVIGCQGAGEAVEYQLHFEGGLSALERPKSPPVMNLVKFPIPAMTSHTAGQYRCSYRSGELWSELSDPLELVVTVEPRSEVTSGENVTFRCQLETATSTFFLLKGGRSGRPQLRYGNLRAEFHLGPVTPAHRGTYRCFGSYNNHAWSFPSKPVKLLVKEVQVLGKARGPSPGRWRTEEWGRERKQLGRPDPLISSSPRPGDTGDTTFAPTEHTSSDYWDSYELTTETQLQKDHFLWNHTVQNLIRLGLAVLVLMALMGLLLEDWLHRRKSRERTHGASRRGCRRRL